Proteins from a genomic interval of Coleofasciculus sp. FACHB-T130:
- a CDS encoding response regulator, with protein MSSTLSDIPTILAVDDSSVMQTLIKRALERDYKVLVADNAVDALSVIYHQQISILLLDVSMPGVDGLELCRTVRSLPQFSELPIIMLTARDGVFDKVQGRLAGATEYLTKPFEAEQLRQIVGSFINSNCSTEI; from the coding sequence ATGTCTTCAACTTTGAGTGATATACCGACTATCCTAGCAGTGGATGATAGTAGCGTCATGCAGACGCTGATCAAACGTGCCCTAGAAAGAGACTACAAAGTTTTGGTGGCAGATAATGCAGTAGATGCCTTATCGGTGATTTACCACCAGCAGATTTCAATTTTATTACTGGATGTTTCCATGCCAGGGGTAGACGGCTTAGAACTCTGCCGCACAGTCCGGAGTTTACCGCAATTTAGCGAGCTACCCATCATCATGCTGACAGCCCGAGACGGAGTTTTTGATAAAGTACAGGGGCGTCTGGCGGGTGCAACTGAATATTTGACAAAACCCTTTGAGGCTGAGCAACTGCGCCAGATTGTTGGCAGTTTTATTAATTCAAATTGTTCAACTGAAATTTAA
- a CDS encoding adenylate/guanylate cyclase domain-containing protein, with amino-acid sequence MTPSSTKMHGWNDTDRVIDVVPHDENQTGNQIPQTPTNIPTGTGGALATKEGSFTALLAPLNKETFKEVVTGVEEKLQVVNQTLSMLTDSQGFDAILQEMLNAITLKTGELLGADRTTIYLLDEEKNQLWSILAEGAEGRPLELRIPADKGIAGEVATHKKSINIPFDFYEDPRSAFAKKKDQENGYRTYTMLTLPLVNEEGNLVAVVQLINKLNLPNQPGKPLGERIDLNGFTSKDERIFAEFAPSIRLILESSRSFYMATQRQRASDALMKATRSLSQSNLDLEDTLNRVMHEAQELMNADRSTLWLLDSDRHDLWTRIPLSDGSMRELRVPVGKGYVGKVAESGKPLNISFDLYADPDSEVSKQVDQANGYRTCSLLCMPIFNADKALIGVTQLVNKKKQGEFPPYNPETWPEPPECWKASFNQSDEAFMEAFNIQAGVALQNAKLFATVKQQEQMQRDILRSLSNGVLSTDKSGQIIAANESAKRLLGFKNEDHIEGRKIADLIRIKEGDFSKWFKAAIDAAEEKSRQQYYPDQTLLSTEEEQHSVHLSINSIADASDNNNVYGALVVMDDISQEKRLKSTMYRYMTQELAEQLINSGDAKLGGDKKEVSILFSDIRSYTTLTESMNAEDVVQMLNEYFESMVDAVFTHKGTLDKYIGDAIMAVFGSPLPLPDHAWMSVQTAVEMRHRLTEFNACRQDIGFPTFKIGIGINSGTVISGNIGSSKRMEFTAIGDEVNLGSRLEGASKQYGCDIVISESTYQPCKNLIWARELDCIRVKGKTTPVNIYELVGLRDEKISDQKQMTIELYHKGREYYLNRKFTRAMGEFGTILEEIDKNDKAAALHLKRCQLFLQEPPPDNWDGVFTLTEK; translated from the coding sequence ATGACACCTTCATCTACCAAAATGCATGGTTGGAACGATACAGACAGGGTGATTGATGTTGTTCCCCACGATGAAAATCAAACAGGAAATCAAATTCCCCAAACCCCTACAAATATTCCTACTGGTACGGGTGGTGCATTAGCCACAAAAGAAGGAAGTTTTACGGCACTTCTTGCCCCACTGAATAAGGAAACTTTCAAAGAAGTCGTCACAGGTGTCGAAGAAAAACTTCAGGTAGTCAATCAAACCCTGTCGATGTTGACTGATAGTCAGGGGTTTGATGCCATTCTTCAAGAAATGTTGAATGCCATTACCTTAAAAACCGGAGAATTACTCGGCGCAGATCGCACAACCATCTATTTACTGGATGAAGAAAAGAACCAACTCTGGTCAATTCTTGCTGAAGGCGCAGAGGGGCGACCTTTAGAGTTGCGGATTCCGGCAGATAAAGGCATTGCCGGTGAGGTAGCAACCCATAAAAAAAGTATTAATATTCCCTTTGATTTTTACGAAGATCCGCGCTCTGCGTTCGCCAAAAAGAAAGACCAAGAAAATGGCTATCGCACCTATACGATGTTGACTTTACCTCTGGTAAACGAAGAGGGAAATTTAGTCGCTGTCGTTCAATTAATTAATAAATTAAATTTACCAAATCAGCCAGGAAAGCCGTTAGGGGAAAGAATCGATCTCAATGGTTTTACTTCAAAAGATGAAAGAATTTTTGCAGAATTTGCGCCTTCCATTCGCCTGATTCTAGAAAGTTCCCGCTCTTTTTACATGGCAACGCAGAGACAGCGGGCTTCTGATGCTTTGATGAAGGCGACTCGATCCTTAAGCCAAAGCAATCTCGACTTAGAAGATACCCTGAACCGGGTGATGCATGAAGCCCAGGAGCTGATGAATGCAGATCGTAGCACCCTGTGGCTGTTAGATAGCGATCGCCATGACTTGTGGACAAGAATCCCTCTTTCCGACGGTTCCATGCGAGAACTGCGAGTGCCAGTCGGAAAAGGTTATGTCGGGAAAGTTGCTGAATCCGGCAAACCCCTGAATATCTCCTTTGACCTCTATGCCGATCCAGATTCTGAAGTGTCTAAACAAGTCGATCAGGCAAATGGCTATCGTACTTGTAGCTTATTATGTATGCCAATCTTTAACGCTGACAAAGCGTTGATTGGTGTCACCCAACTTGTAAATAAGAAAAAACAGGGAGAATTTCCCCCTTATAATCCGGAAACTTGGCCCGAACCTCCCGAATGCTGGAAGGCAAGCTTTAATCAAAGTGATGAAGCTTTCATGGAAGCATTTAATATTCAAGCCGGTGTAGCGCTGCAAAATGCCAAATTGTTTGCTACGGTCAAACAGCAAGAACAAATGCAGCGTGATATTCTCCGCAGCCTTTCTAATGGAGTTCTCTCTACTGATAAATCCGGTCAGATTATTGCAGCGAATGAAAGCGCTAAGCGACTCTTAGGATTTAAAAATGAAGACCATATAGAAGGTAGAAAAATTGCCGATCTAATCCGCATCAAAGAAGGTGACTTTTCTAAATGGTTTAAAGCTGCGATAGACGCCGCTGAAGAAAAAAGCCGCCAGCAATACTACCCCGATCAAACTCTGCTCTCTACAGAAGAAGAACAACATAGCGTTCACCTGTCAATTAACTCCATTGCAGATGCCAGCGACAATAACAACGTCTACGGTGCCTTGGTAGTCATGGATGACATCTCTCAGGAGAAACGGCTCAAGAGTACGATGTACCGCTACATGACTCAAGAATTGGCAGAACAGTTAATCAATAGCGGTGATGCCAAACTAGGGGGCGATAAAAAAGAAGTTTCCATCTTGTTCTCAGATATTCGCAGCTACACCACCTTAACTGAAAGTATGAATGCAGAAGACGTGGTGCAGATGCTCAATGAATATTTTGAGTCGATGGTAGACGCTGTTTTTACACACAAAGGCACCCTCGATAAATATATTGGCGATGCCATTATGGCAGTCTTTGGTTCTCCCTTACCCTTGCCGGATCATGCCTGGATGTCGGTACAAACAGCCGTCGAAATGCGTCATCGTTTGACAGAATTTAATGCCTGTCGCCAAGACATCGGATTCCCAACGTTTAAGATTGGGATTGGGATTAATTCCGGTACGGTAATTAGCGGTAATATTGGCTCCAGTAAGCGCATGGAGTTCACCGCAATTGGTGACGAAGTGAATTTGGGATCTCGCTTAGAAGGTGCTAGCAAACAATATGGTTGCGATATTGTAATTAGCGAAAGCACTTATCAGCCTTGCAAGAATCTGATTTGGGCAAGAGAACTTGATTGTATTCGAGTCAAAGGTAAGACTACGCCAGTGAATATCTATGAACTGGTGGGACTGCGGGACGAGAAAATCTCAGATCAAAAGCAAATGACGATCGAGCTTTACCATAAAGGACGCGAGTATTACCTAAATCGCAAGTTTACTCGCGCAATGGGTGAGTTTGGTACCATTCTGGAAGAAATTGACAAAAACGACAAAGCGGCTGCTTTGCACCTGAAACGCTGTCAGTTGTTTCTCCAAGAACCGCCTCCTGATAACTGGGATGGGGTTTTCACGTTGACGGAAAAGTAG
- a CDS encoding PRC-barrel domain-containing protein codes for MNAQPQIIRQSDLLNRLVLDRSTAEEVGRVEQLWLNSQSHQVVGFSCKSGFLGSLKQVFRWEQITTIGTDSIIVNNTPEVIEPETPIQKISLIGHEVWTDAGNKAGKIIDYLFNPKTGAVVNYLFVSSGWRGVLNGVYLLPVEAISSTGSKRALVADAIVQTPQQYTQGLNQKMSQAAELLREDYKKTQDDLEALKRSAQNIAEQVKDTTETVTGIAKEKFSEATQRQDTSQPNETIKTIDTTAQSSPNEPPELPGNTN; via the coding sequence ATGAACGCGCAACCACAGATAATTAGACAAAGTGACTTACTCAATCGGCTGGTACTCGATCGCAGTACAGCAGAAGAAGTCGGTCGGGTAGAGCAATTGTGGCTAAATTCTCAATCTCACCAAGTCGTAGGGTTTAGCTGCAAGTCAGGATTTTTGGGTAGTCTGAAACAGGTGTTTAGGTGGGAGCAAATTACTACGATTGGCACCGATAGTATTATCGTCAACAACACTCCAGAAGTTATTGAACCCGAAACACCAATTCAGAAAATTTCTTTAATTGGACATGAGGTGTGGACTGACGCTGGCAACAAAGCTGGCAAAATTATAGACTATCTCTTCAATCCTAAAACCGGCGCTGTTGTTAATTACTTATTTGTTTCTAGTGGTTGGCGCGGTGTTTTGAATGGTGTTTATTTGCTCCCGGTAGAAGCTATTTCTAGCACGGGTAGTAAACGAGCGCTTGTCGCGGATGCCATCGTCCAAACTCCGCAACAGTACACCCAGGGACTTAATCAAAAAATGAGTCAAGCCGCAGAGTTACTGAGAGAAGACTATAAGAAAACTCAGGATGATTTAGAAGCGCTAAAGCGCAGCGCTCAAAATATTGCTGAGCAAGTCAAAGACACAACTGAAACGGTGACTGGGATTGCTAAAGAAAAGTTTTCTGAGGCGACGCAGCGACAAGACACTTCTCAACCAAATGAGACGATAAAAACAATTGATACGACGGCTCAGTCTTCACCAAACGAGCCTCCAGAGCTACCTGGAAACACTAATTAA
- a CDS encoding AarF/ABC1/UbiB kinase family protein, translating into MNVKRVSPMSHRTDASDRISTTGVMKPAQTASAAPGEAVVVEYELTPTAEQYPAAVDAQTAYIQAEELRYDPVAITDYYRRRPFQVWGRLFNILVPILRFGLSLWWDKQTGSVPKNERKRAIRLRTIITRLGPAYIKVGQALSTRPDLVPTTYLDELSHLQDQLPPFPNELAYRFIEEELGDRPEQIYAELSPTPVAAASLGQVYKGKLKTGETVAVKVQRPGLRENIALDIYILRTLAGWAQRNLKQVRSDLVSIMDEFGTRIYEEMDYTQEGHNAERFASLYGHLQDIYIPKIYWEYTQRRVLTMEWINGTKLTQPEALRAQGIDAVHLIEVGVQCSLRQLLEHGFFHADPHPGNLLATTDGQLAYLDFGMMSDVKPYQRYGLIEAVVHMVNRDFEGLARDYVNLEFLTPDTDLTPIIPALSKVFSNALGASVAEMNFKSITDDMSALMYEYPFRVPAYYALIIRSLVTLEGIAINVDPNFKVLSKAYPYVAKRLLTDPSPELRASLRDLLFKDGSFRWNRLENLLKNARFSDDYDLTQVLNQTLDFLFSERGAFIREHLTDEIVKGIDSLGRRTFQNVTYSLRERVGMTVNEAPPSAETPASLEHIKRIWDILQETSGFDAMQLLPVIPQLLMKPETQRMGQKIAGGLVQRVAARLIRDVLLQDAPPKASQNGHTPRTYPPTSPRLALPPAAAR; encoded by the coding sequence ATGAATGTTAAAAGAGTCTCCCCTATGTCACATCGGACAGACGCAAGCGATCGCATTTCTACAACAGGTGTGATGAAACCTGCCCAGACAGCGTCCGCCGCGCCAGGAGAGGCGGTCGTGGTGGAGTATGAGCTGACGCCGACAGCAGAGCAATATCCAGCAGCCGTAGATGCCCAAACCGCCTATATCCAAGCAGAAGAACTGCGCTACGACCCCGTCGCCATTACCGATTACTACCGGAGGCGTCCATTCCAAGTTTGGGGGCGATTGTTCAATATTCTGGTGCCGATACTCCGCTTTGGACTGAGTTTGTGGTGGGACAAGCAAACAGGTAGCGTTCCCAAGAACGAGCGGAAACGGGCAATTCGATTGCGGACAATCATCACGAGACTGGGACCCGCCTATATTAAGGTGGGGCAAGCGCTCTCGACCCGACCAGACTTAGTTCCGACGACTTATTTAGACGAACTAAGTCACCTGCAAGACCAACTGCCACCTTTTCCCAATGAATTAGCTTATCGGTTTATTGAGGAAGAATTAGGCGATCGCCCCGAACAAATTTACGCCGAACTCTCCCCCACCCCGGTAGCCGCTGCCTCCTTGGGACAAGTCTACAAAGGCAAGCTCAAGACTGGCGAAACTGTTGCGGTGAAGGTGCAGCGTCCCGGCTTAAGAGAAAACATTGCCCTAGATATTTACATCCTCCGTACCCTTGCCGGGTGGGCACAGAGAAATCTCAAACAGGTGCGGAGCGACCTCGTCTCCATCATGGATGAATTTGGCACCCGCATCTATGAAGAGATGGACTATACCCAAGAGGGTCACAACGCCGAGCGCTTTGCCTCTCTATACGGTCACTTACAAGATATTTACATTCCCAAGATTTACTGGGAATACACCCAGCGTCGCGTCCTGACAATGGAGTGGATTAACGGCACCAAATTGACCCAGCCAGAGGCACTCCGCGCTCAGGGAATTGATGCCGTTCATTTAATCGAGGTTGGCGTTCAGTGTTCGTTGCGGCAATTGCTAGAACATGGCTTTTTCCACGCTGACCCCCATCCAGGTAACTTGTTAGCGACGACTGATGGTCAACTTGCTTATCTGGACTTCGGCATGATGAGCGATGTCAAACCTTATCAGCGGTATGGCTTAATTGAAGCCGTGGTTCACATGGTCAACCGGGACTTTGAAGGCTTAGCCCGCGACTACGTGAATCTAGAGTTTTTAACCCCTGATACTGACCTGACCCCAATTATCCCAGCCCTTTCCAAGGTCTTCAGCAACGCGCTGGGAGCTAGTGTCGCGGAGATGAACTTTAAGAGCATCACCGATGATATGTCGGCGTTGATGTATGAGTATCCCTTCCGCGTTCCAGCCTACTACGCGCTGATTATCCGGTCTCTGGTCACGTTAGAGGGGATTGCGATTAATGTCGATCCCAATTTTAAAGTTCTCAGTAAAGCGTATCCCTACGTTGCCAAGCGCCTCTTGACAGACCCTTCCCCGGAATTGCGGGCATCTCTGCGCGACCTCCTGTTCAAAGACGGCAGTTTCCGCTGGAATCGTCTGGAAAATCTGTTAAAAAATGCCCGTTTCAGTGACGATTATGACCTGACTCAGGTATTGAACCAGACTCTAGATTTTCTGTTCTCAGAGCGGGGTGCATTTATCCGGGAACACCTAACGGATGAAATTGTGAAGGGTATCGATTCGCTGGGACGCCGCACCTTCCAAAATGTCACGTATTCGCTACGCGAACGGGTGGGGATGACAGTGAATGAGGCACCGCCGTCGGCAGAAACGCCCGCCAGTCTGGAGCATATTAAACGGATCTGGGATATTCTCCAGGAAACGAGCGGATTTGACGCGATGCAACTGCTACCCGTGATTCCCCAATTGCTGATGAAGCCAGAAACTCAGCGCATGGGTCAAAAAATTGCCGGGGGTTTGGTGCAGCGAGTGGCGGCGCGGTTGATTCGGGACGTTTTACTTCAGGATGCGCCCCCAAAAGCCTCCCAGAACGGTCACACGCCACGCACTTATCCCCCGACATCACCACGCTTAGCGTTGCCGCCTGCTGCCGCGAGATAG
- the recN gene encoding DNA repair protein RecN, which yields MLLSLRIENFALIDHLELEFGSGLNVLTGETGAGKSIILDAIDAALGGKVSKWSIRTGSDRALVEATFKVDRVVTEWLSEQEIELLDDTAVVCCREIACLQGSLRSRSRVNGVLVNRQLMDRLRDRLVEITAQGQTVQLVAPALQRELLDVYGGEAVLQQRSVVQAAYLDCQQARDRLDKRRQSEQQRLQRLDLLQYQAQELTAANLSEPDEPEQLEQERQRLSHVVELQQLSYQVYQALYQNDAGESAGADLLGQAEATLIDMVTYDATLQPVLDMVSTALAQVVEAGQQINAYGASLEADPQRLAEVEERIRTLKQICRKYGPTLGEAIAYSQSIQAELALLTDSGHSLEELEKFYSQCHEILISAADQLTALRGVAASELENRLVAELKPLAMEKVQFQVKIAPCPPTAAGADAIAFYFSPNPGEPLQPLSATASGGEMSRFLLALKACFSQLEAAGTLIFDEIDAGVSGRVAQAIAEKLHQLSQGHQVLCVTHQPLVAAMADRHFRVDKHVVEGSQKPDPSKKAGKKSEVSTTNAEAIHPTLPLERAIQGLREEDPTSYILQASERTVVRVSVLDNHQTRRQELATLAGGHSAKDAIAFAESLLAQAAVKHNGRKTKNNK from the coding sequence ATGCTCCTGTCCCTACGGATTGAAAACTTTGCCTTGATTGACCATCTGGAGCTGGAATTTGGCTCTGGATTGAATGTTCTGACCGGCGAAACCGGCGCGGGAAAGTCGATTATCCTGGATGCGATTGACGCCGCCTTGGGCGGAAAAGTCAGCAAATGGTCGATTCGCACGGGTAGCGATCGCGCTTTGGTGGAAGCCACCTTCAAGGTTGACCGAGTTGTGACCGAGTGGCTCTCCGAACAAGAGATCGAGCTGCTGGATGATACAGCCGTGGTTTGTTGTCGGGAGATTGCCTGTCTGCAAGGAAGCCTCCGCAGCCGCTCTCGCGTCAATGGCGTTCTGGTCAATCGGCAATTAATGGATCGCCTGCGCGATCGCTTAGTAGAAATTACTGCCCAAGGTCAAACCGTGCAACTCGTGGCACCCGCGCTTCAGCGAGAGTTACTGGATGTTTATGGCGGCGAGGCGGTGCTACAGCAACGCTCAGTCGTTCAAGCTGCCTATCTCGACTGCCAACAAGCACGAGATCGCCTAGACAAACGCCGTCAGTCCGAGCAGCAACGCTTGCAACGGCTCGATTTGCTACAGTATCAAGCCCAAGAATTAACTGCCGCTAATTTGAGCGAACCGGATGAGCCAGAACAGCTCGAACAAGAACGCCAGCGCTTAAGTCATGTGGTGGAGTTACAACAGCTGAGTTATCAGGTGTATCAAGCTCTTTATCAAAATGATGCGGGGGAGTCAGCGGGTGCAGACTTATTAGGTCAAGCTGAAGCCACGCTGATTGATATGGTAACGTATGATGCCACGCTGCAACCCGTTCTGGATATGGTGAGTACGGCTCTGGCGCAAGTGGTGGAAGCCGGACAGCAAATTAATGCTTACGGTGCTTCTTTAGAAGCCGATCCCCAGCGACTGGCGGAAGTAGAAGAGCGCATCCGCACCCTGAAGCAGATTTGCCGCAAGTATGGCCCGACGTTAGGGGAAGCGATCGCCTACAGTCAGAGCATCCAAGCTGAACTCGCTCTCCTCACCGATAGCGGTCACTCTCTCGAAGAACTGGAAAAATTCTATTCTCAATGTCATGAAATCTTGATATCTGCGGCTGACCAGTTGACCGCTTTGCGCGGCGTTGCTGCTAGCGAACTAGAAAACAGACTCGTGGCAGAACTCAAGCCTTTAGCGATGGAAAAGGTGCAGTTTCAAGTCAAAATTGCCCCTTGTCCCCCAACCGCAGCAGGTGCCGACGCGATCGCCTTTTATTTTAGCCCCAACCCAGGCGAACCCCTGCAACCGCTGTCTGCTACTGCCTCTGGGGGGGAAATGAGCCGCTTCCTGCTGGCGCTGAAAGCTTGTTTCTCGCAACTGGAAGCCGCCGGAACCCTAATTTTTGACGAAATCGATGCCGGGGTGTCCGGACGGGTTGCCCAAGCGATCGCTGAGAAACTCCACCAACTTTCTCAGGGACATCAAGTTCTTTGCGTTACTCACCAACCCCTCGTCGCCGCAATGGCTGACCGCCATTTCCGCGTCGATAAACACGTCGTTGAAGGAAGCCAGAAGCCAGATCCCTCCAAGAAGGCTGGGAAAAAGAGCGAAGTCTCAACAACCAACGCCGAAGCAATTCATCCAACCCTCCCCTTAGAGAGAGCAATTCAAGGACTCCGGGAAGAAGACCCGACATCTTACATCCTTCAGGCTTCCGAACGCACGGTTGTCCGCGTCAGCGTGCTTGACAATCACCAGACTCGCCGCCAAGAATTAGCAACACTAGCTGGGGGACATTCTGCCAAAGATGCGATCGCTTTTGCAGAGTCCTTGCTAGCTCAAGCCGCAGTCAAACATAATGGACGCAAGACCAAGAACAACAAATAA